One genomic segment of Polyangiaceae bacterium includes these proteins:
- a CDS encoding fibro-slime domain-containing protein, protein MRLTTAAMLAMAVATLGACSSDDDGKSAFNQPGTGGSGTGGGGGNVITVDSGTGGSDGGGKGGGFPIGPDGIPIGFTKSDRGAFKLGPEFNGTPPDIGECGSVLLGVVRDFKDGSSGGHPDFQTFTGNGLQGIVEANLGTDQKPVYAHSGSTAHTTTPENFRQWYVNTQGVNQAFVVYLFLVPENGIYTFEDNTFFPLDNAGFGNEGNDHNFHFTTEVHTKFEYKGGETFRFQGDDDLWVFINGKLAIDLGGLHPMQQQQISLDAEAGNLGISVGNTYDLALFHAERHTSESNFRIDTNLDFVDCGTTVPEPR, encoded by the coding sequence ATGCGACTGACGACGGCGGCGATGTTGGCGATGGCAGTGGCAACCCTGGGCGCGTGCAGCTCGGACGACGACGGCAAGAGCGCGTTCAACCAGCCGGGCACTGGCGGCAGTGGCACTGGTGGCGGCGGTGGCAACGTGATCACCGTCGACTCGGGCACGGGTGGCAGCGACGGTGGCGGCAAAGGCGGCGGCTTTCCGATCGGTCCGGATGGGATTCCGATCGGCTTCACCAAGTCCGACCGCGGCGCCTTCAAGCTCGGCCCGGAGTTCAACGGAACTCCGCCGGACATCGGCGAGTGTGGTTCCGTCTTGCTAGGAGTCGTGCGCGACTTCAAGGACGGAAGCAGCGGCGGTCATCCTGACTTCCAGACCTTCACTGGCAACGGGTTGCAGGGCATCGTCGAAGCCAATCTGGGGACGGATCAAAAGCCGGTCTATGCGCACAGCGGTTCCACTGCACACACCACGACGCCGGAGAACTTCCGTCAGTGGTACGTGAACACGCAGGGGGTCAACCAGGCGTTCGTCGTCTACCTCTTCTTGGTGCCGGAGAACGGCATCTATACCTTCGAAGACAACACGTTCTTCCCGCTGGACAACGCAGGGTTCGGCAACGAAGGCAACGACCACAACTTCCACTTCACGACCGAGGTGCACACCAAGTTCGAGTACAAAGGCGGGGAGACGTTCCGCTTCCAAGGCGACGACGATCTGTGGGTGTTCATCAACGGCAAGCTCGCCATCGATCTGGGGGGCCTCCATCCCATGCAGCAGCAGCAGATCAGTCTCGATGCCGAGGCGGGCAACCTGGGGATCAGCGTGGGCAACACCTACGATCTGGCGCTGTTCCACGCCGAACGTCACACGAGCGAGAGCAACTTCCGCATCGACACCAACCTGGACTTCGTCGATTGCGGCACCACCGTGCCCGAACCGCGCTGA
- a CDS encoding serine/threonine-protein kinase translates to MTAEVEAGTRIGEKYVVERVLGSGGMGVVVAARHADLGQRVAIKLLKEGVLADLETEQRFFREARALATLQSDHVVRVHDVGRREDGTPFMVMEYLDGEDLSQVLARRKEVAHEEVVFWLLEACSGLAEAHARGLVHRDLKPGNLFLAKRLDGSSRVKVLDFGIAKSTKSRSNLTGASVFLGSPRYMSPEQLYSSRTVDARADIWSLGCVLFRLLSGKAPFDGDDLDQILGKIPAGQRDDLRQLAHGLPEALYDVVDRCLQPDREQRYGSVAELALALAPLAGDKGRELAERTAKITSRPMTTGTAAVVGTQPLPGAANLPKVDRGAPTRPLDAAATAALVDADTEPAEAARVSLEPTVDDPRLALGAPGPAAEASAPPRVAPALQDSTPPLDALPPLAASPSSAPSALSPGRPKSRYGLGAVVVLGFALLAIAVIGWVVFGFVAP, encoded by the coding sequence ATGACCGCTGAGGTCGAGGCAGGAACGCGTATTGGCGAGAAGTACGTGGTCGAACGCGTCCTCGGCAGTGGTGGCATGGGCGTGGTCGTGGCGGCGCGTCACGCGGATCTCGGTCAGCGGGTCGCCATCAAGTTGCTGAAGGAAGGCGTGCTGGCGGATCTGGAGACCGAGCAGCGCTTCTTTCGTGAGGCTCGTGCCTTGGCCACCCTGCAAAGCGACCATGTGGTGCGCGTGCATGATGTCGGTCGACGCGAGGACGGCACGCCCTTCATGGTGATGGAGTACCTGGACGGGGAAGACCTCTCCCAGGTGCTGGCCCGTCGCAAGGAAGTCGCGCACGAAGAAGTCGTATTCTGGCTGCTCGAGGCCTGCTCGGGCTTGGCGGAAGCTCACGCGCGCGGATTGGTGCATCGCGACCTGAAGCCGGGGAATCTCTTTCTGGCGAAGCGGCTGGACGGATCCTCGCGAGTCAAGGTGCTGGACTTCGGCATCGCGAAGTCCACGAAGAGTCGGTCCAACCTGACAGGGGCCAGTGTCTTCCTCGGCTCACCGCGTTACATGTCGCCAGAGCAACTCTACAGTTCGCGGACGGTCGATGCGCGTGCGGACATTTGGTCCCTGGGTTGCGTTTTGTTCCGTCTGCTCTCGGGGAAGGCACCCTTCGACGGCGACGACCTGGACCAGATCCTCGGCAAGATCCCGGCGGGACAGCGAGACGACCTGCGGCAGCTCGCTCACGGGTTGCCCGAAGCCCTGTACGACGTCGTCGATCGCTGTCTGCAGCCGGATCGCGAGCAGCGCTACGGCAGCGTCGCGGAACTTGCGCTGGCTTTGGCACCGCTGGCCGGGGACAAGGGGCGCGAGCTGGCGGAACGAACCGCCAAGATCACCTCGCGGCCCATGACTACCGGTACGGCCGCCGTGGTGGGAACCCAGCCGCTCCCTGGTGCCGCCAACCTCCCCAAGGTGGATCGCGGTGCGCCCACGCGACCCCTGGACGCAGCGGCGACGGCCGCCCTCGTCGACGCCGACACGGAACCGGCCGAAGCGGCGCGGGTCTCCCTCGAACCCACCGTGGACGATCCGCGGCTCGCCCTCGGCGCGCCAGGGCCCGCCGCCGAGGCGAGCGCTCCACCGCGGGTTGCCCCTGCTTTGCAGGATTCGACGCCGCCTCTCGACGCTCTTCCTCCTCTCGCTGCTAGCCCATCGAGTGCGCCGTCTGCGCTCTCACCCGGGCGGCCCAAGAGTCGCTACGGCCTCGGTGCAGTGGTGGTGCTCGGGTTTGCCTTGCTGGCCATTGCGGTCATCGGTTGGGTCGTATTCGGCTTCGTCGCTCCTTGA
- a CDS encoding chloride channel protein, translating to MRGLPGIPTLDDIGAFARLFEFRAVSRWVGLGLIAGVLTGLAAAAIFLGMDLLRQLFLVNLAGFSLIEPSGEQSWFASHEVHTWRPWLLPLVPACGGAAACWVLGRMGPAHHHGTDALVHTFHHSSEGSRLRRSLLGALGAVLVIGSGGSGGREGPTAVAGGAIGSWLGRLLKLSPRERRLLLLAGAAGGISAIFRTPLGAALFVVEVLYRDDFEVDGLVPAVLSSVVAYSVFTMIFGADHLFRTAGHYDFDPRQLPLYLVMAFGAALVGVVFIRVFHGFRERVAGALHWPAPLKAFVGCGIVGLIALWVPQAFEVGYGWIQELLVPTGRFTPIGLTGAAMLFGYGALKIVTTTLTVGSGASAGVFGPSVVIGGFVGGAFGQAFHAWFPDVVTQPGAFVIVGMACFVGGVAHAPISTLVMASEMTGSYDLLVPIMLAEVVTVSLMQRTTLFPTQVLTRRDSPAHGAEYVLDLLSHVTVRDVYDSKATVEPVPANTPIQRLLRYATDADKAIFPVVAETGETLGLVTMETLRAFFFDEDIGRIAIAADCALPFISVRLDDTLAVALERFASSHYPELPVVREGGDEIVGLLSYEEVLRAYSRELLRRKMGESETAAAE from the coding sequence ATGAGAGGCCTGCCCGGCATTCCGACCCTCGACGACATCGGCGCCTTCGCGCGCCTGTTCGAGTTTCGCGCGGTCAGCCGTTGGGTGGGGTTGGGGCTGATTGCGGGAGTGCTCACTGGCTTGGCGGCAGCGGCGATCTTCCTCGGCATGGACCTGCTTCGCCAACTGTTCTTGGTGAATTTGGCAGGCTTCTCGCTGATCGAGCCGTCGGGCGAGCAAAGCTGGTTTGCGTCGCACGAGGTCCACACCTGGCGACCTTGGCTCCTGCCCCTCGTGCCTGCCTGCGGCGGTGCGGCGGCGTGCTGGGTGCTCGGACGGATGGGGCCCGCGCATCACCACGGTACGGACGCGTTGGTTCACACTTTTCATCACAGCTCGGAAGGCTCGCGCTTGCGGCGCTCGTTGCTAGGGGCGCTCGGCGCCGTGCTGGTGATCGGATCCGGTGGCAGTGGCGGACGCGAAGGGCCAACCGCTGTCGCAGGCGGTGCGATCGGAAGCTGGTTGGGACGACTGCTGAAACTGTCGCCGCGCGAACGGCGACTGTTGCTGCTGGCGGGCGCCGCGGGCGGGATCTCCGCGATCTTCCGCACGCCCCTCGGGGCGGCGCTGTTCGTGGTCGAAGTGCTCTATCGCGACGACTTCGAGGTGGATGGCCTGGTGCCCGCGGTGCTTTCCTCGGTGGTGGCGTACTCCGTCTTCACGATGATCTTTGGCGCGGATCATCTATTCAGGACCGCAGGACACTACGACTTCGATCCGCGACAGTTACCGCTCTATCTGGTGATGGCCTTTGGCGCGGCGCTCGTTGGCGTGGTGTTCATTCGCGTGTTTCACGGGTTTCGCGAGCGCGTTGCGGGTGCGCTCCATTGGCCCGCACCGCTGAAGGCCTTCGTGGGCTGCGGCATCGTCGGGCTGATTGCACTTTGGGTGCCACAGGCCTTCGAGGTTGGGTACGGCTGGATTCAGGAGTTGCTGGTGCCCACCGGCCGCTTCACGCCGATCGGTCTCACGGGCGCGGCGATGCTCTTTGGGTACGGCGCGCTCAAGATCGTGACGACGACGCTCACGGTAGGATCTGGCGCATCCGCGGGCGTGTTTGGGCCCTCGGTGGTGATCGGTGGCTTCGTCGGTGGCGCTTTTGGTCAGGCCTTTCATGCTTGGTTCCCCGACGTGGTCACGCAGCCTGGTGCCTTCGTGATCGTAGGCATGGCCTGCTTCGTCGGTGGCGTGGCTCATGCGCCCATCTCCACCTTGGTCATGGCCTCGGAGATGACCGGCAGCTACGACCTGCTCGTGCCCATCATGCTCGCGGAGGTGGTGACCGTGTCGCTGATGCAGCGCACCACCTTGTTCCCGACTCAGGTGTTGACCCGACGCGACTCGCCCGCTCACGGCGCCGAGTACGTGCTGGATCTGCTGTCCCACGTCACCGTGCGCGACGTGTACGACAGCAAAGCAACCGTCGAGCCCGTGCCAGCCAATACGCCGATTCAGCGCTTGCTGCGCTACGCAACGGATGCCGACAAGGCAATCTTTCCCGTGGTGGCAGAGACGGGAGAAACCTTGGGCTTGGTGACGATGGAGACACTGCGGGCCTTTTTCTTCGATGAAGACATCGGGCGTATTGCCATCGCAGCAGACTGCGCGCTGCCGTTCATCTCGGTGCGGCTCGACGACACGCTCGCTGTAGCGCTGGAGCGCTTCGCTAGCTCCCACTACCCTGAGCTCCCTGTGGTGCGGGAAGGTGGCGACGAGATCGTGGGCCTGTTGAGCTACGAAGAAGTCTTGCGCGCCTACAGCCGCGAGCTCCTCCGTCGCAAGATGGGGGAGAGCGAAACCGCAGCGGCAGAATAG
- a CDS encoding peptidylprolyl isomerase, whose translation MSNPTATFETNHGSFTAEIYLDKMPITAKNFLDLAKSGFYDGLHFHRVIKGFMIQFGCPHSRDPNSGRAGTGGPPHGTIQDEHPAEYKLSNEPLTLSMANTGRPNSGGSQFFINTVHNHYLDWFTPGQSKHPVFGKITSGEDVVRTIETTPTASGDRPKTPAQVIKITVQGY comes from the coding sequence ATGTCGAACCCCACCGCGACCTTCGAGACCAATCACGGCAGCTTCACCGCAGAGATCTACCTGGACAAGATGCCCATCACCGCGAAGAACTTCTTGGATCTGGCCAAGAGCGGCTTCTATGACGGCCTGCACTTCCACCGCGTGATCAAGGGCTTCATGATCCAGTTCGGCTGTCCCCACTCCCGGGATCCGAACAGCGGTCGCGCTGGCACCGGCGGCCCGCCCCACGGCACCATTCAGGACGAGCACCCGGCCGAGTACAAGCTCAGCAACGAGCCGTTGACACTGTCAATGGCCAACACCGGTCGTCCAAACAGCGGCGGCTCCCAATTCTTCATCAACACAGTGCACAACCATTACTTGGATTGGTTCACGCCGGGGCAGTCCAAGCACCCGGTGTTCGGCAAGATCACTTCCGGCGAAGACGTCGTGCGCACCATCGAGACCACCCCGACGGCCTCGGGTGATCGGCCGAAGACCCCCGCGCAGGTCATCAAGATCACCGTTCAGGGCTACTGA
- a CDS encoding AIR synthase-related protein — MTELVVERFEVAVRPEHKDPRADAVLEAARHYLEIAPATLRTRDVYRVQSNLDASEAERVLRELVDPVLQRGARGRLEDEGYDFAVTVGFKPGVTDPVGKSALVAVADTLGRALPADSQVYTSTLYLFKGVDRAQAERIALELLANPVIQTIEVQSAAELQSAPPDLHVPRVLGHGTRPTEPVELPDDDEALQALSDQRLLALTLPELRAIREHFLQPGQIAVRRALGLGPSPTDAELECLAQTWSEHCKHKIFNARIHYEEPGRAAELVDSVFKKYIRGATEAVAQAQAAPGLPPTPNGFLVSVFHDNAGVVTFDDDYHLVYKVETHNSPSALDPYGGAMTGIVGVNRDPFGTGLGAELLCNVWGYCFASPEWSEPLPKGLLHPRRVRAGVHQGVIDGGNQSGVPYARGWELFDARFVGKPLVFCGTVGRLPTQVTGRPGHEKAARPGDKIVMVGGRIGADGIHGATFSSAALDESAPVQAVQIGDPITQKRMFDFLLEARDAGLYTAITDNGAGGLSSSVGEMAEKPGGARLDLSLAPLKYQGLAPWEILVSEAQERMTLAVPPEHVAELLELSRRREVEATVLGEFADTGVFHVQYADKTVAHLSMSFLHEGNPRLEINARHEVRRHDEPTLDETEDLGHTLLALLERHGLASNETLARKYDHEVKALTAVKPWVGEGRDVPAEASVLLVRHDSLRGYVLAEGVNPFLSDIDAYAMATNVVDLAVRRVLCAGAPMAGIALLDNFCWPDPVASAKNPDGAYKAAQLVRACRGLYDACVAYGAPLISGKDSMKNDSTMGGVRVSVPPTLLVSALGQIDDVARAVTLDPKTPGEVVYLLGAPGVALGGSEYYRHLGSARGVRAELGMPAPYVGNDVAHVDFATTRLLYRTLTLATGAGLVQSAATPALGGLALCFARMTLASRLGMEVNLEPSAAPNAAALFSEAGGRFVVTVAPPNVAAFETLMSGRAAVRIGTVTERAQLRISRAGRTLVDVSADQLAAHFKSRLD, encoded by the coding sequence GTGACCGAGCTCGTCGTGGAGCGATTCGAAGTAGCCGTACGTCCCGAGCACAAGGATCCCCGTGCCGATGCAGTGCTGGAGGCGGCTCGCCACTACCTTGAGATTGCTCCCGCCACCTTGCGTACCCGAGACGTCTACCGAGTGCAGTCGAACCTGGACGCGAGCGAGGCCGAGCGCGTCTTGCGTGAGCTCGTCGATCCCGTACTGCAGCGGGGCGCACGCGGCCGGCTCGAAGACGAAGGCTACGACTTCGCCGTGACCGTGGGGTTCAAGCCCGGTGTGACGGATCCCGTGGGCAAGAGCGCGCTGGTCGCAGTGGCCGACACCCTCGGACGTGCGTTGCCGGCAGACTCCCAGGTGTACACGTCGACGCTCTATCTCTTCAAAGGTGTGGACCGCGCGCAGGCCGAGCGCATCGCCCTCGAGCTCCTGGCCAATCCGGTGATCCAGACCATCGAGGTGCAGTCCGCCGCGGAGCTGCAGAGCGCGCCGCCCGACTTGCACGTGCCGCGCGTCTTGGGCCATGGCACTCGCCCAACGGAGCCCGTCGAGCTTCCCGACGACGACGAGGCTCTGCAAGCCCTGAGTGACCAACGCTTGCTGGCGCTGACGTTGCCAGAGCTTCGCGCCATTCGCGAACACTTCCTGCAGCCGGGGCAGATTGCGGTCCGCCGCGCTTTGGGCCTGGGGCCAAGCCCCACCGACGCCGAGCTGGAATGCCTGGCGCAAACCTGGAGCGAGCACTGCAAGCACAAGATCTTCAACGCACGGATCCACTACGAAGAGCCCGGTAGAGCAGCGGAACTCGTGGACAGCGTGTTCAAGAAGTACATCCGAGGCGCTACCGAAGCCGTGGCCCAGGCGCAGGCCGCGCCGGGGCTGCCGCCAACCCCGAACGGTTTCTTGGTGAGCGTGTTCCACGACAACGCTGGCGTGGTCACCTTCGATGACGACTACCACCTCGTCTACAAGGTGGAGACCCACAACTCTCCCAGTGCCCTCGATCCCTACGGCGGCGCGATGACGGGCATCGTCGGTGTGAATCGCGATCCCTTCGGCACTGGACTCGGCGCCGAGCTGCTGTGCAACGTGTGGGGCTACTGCTTCGCGTCCCCGGAATGGAGCGAACCCTTGCCCAAGGGCCTGCTACATCCGCGCCGGGTACGCGCAGGGGTGCACCAGGGCGTGATCGATGGCGGCAATCAGAGCGGTGTGCCCTACGCGCGCGGTTGGGAGCTCTTCGATGCGCGTTTCGTCGGCAAGCCCTTGGTGTTCTGCGGAACCGTGGGGCGGCTTCCCACGCAGGTCACGGGGCGTCCGGGTCATGAGAAGGCCGCACGCCCGGGCGACAAGATCGTGATGGTCGGCGGTCGCATCGGTGCCGACGGCATCCACGGTGCGACGTTCTCTTCGGCCGCTCTGGACGAGAGCGCGCCCGTGCAGGCCGTCCAGATCGGGGACCCCATCACCCAAAAGCGCATGTTCGACTTCTTGCTCGAAGCGCGCGACGCCGGCCTCTACACCGCCATCACCGACAACGGCGCGGGCGGCCTGTCCTCGAGCGTGGGCGAGATGGCCGAGAAACCCGGCGGTGCGCGACTGGACTTGAGCCTTGCGCCCCTGAAGTATCAGGGCCTTGCGCCTTGGGAGATCTTGGTCAGCGAAGCCCAGGAGCGCATGACCTTGGCCGTGCCGCCCGAGCACGTCGCGGAGCTTTTGGAGCTCTCGCGGCGTCGCGAAGTAGAAGCCACCGTGCTCGGCGAGTTCGCCGACACGGGGGTGTTCCACGTGCAGTACGCCGACAAGACCGTGGCGCATCTTTCGATGAGCTTCCTGCACGAAGGCAATCCCCGTCTCGAAATCAACGCGCGCCACGAGGTTCGCCGCCACGACGAACCCACCCTGGACGAGACTGAAGACTTGGGTCACACGCTGCTGGCCCTGCTCGAACGCCACGGCCTCGCGTCGAACGAGACCCTCGCGCGCAAGTACGATCACGAAGTCAAGGCGCTGACTGCGGTCAAACCCTGGGTGGGCGAGGGCCGCGACGTACCCGCGGAAGCGAGCGTGCTGCTGGTACGTCACGACAGCCTGCGCGGCTACGTGTTGGCCGAAGGCGTGAATCCTTTCCTCTCCGACATCGATGCCTACGCCATGGCCACCAACGTAGTCGACCTGGCCGTGCGCCGAGTGCTGTGCGCGGGCGCGCCGATGGCCGGTATCGCGCTGTTGGACAACTTCTGTTGGCCCGATCCCGTCGCGAGCGCGAAGAACCCCGACGGCGCATACAAGGCCGCACAACTGGTGCGTGCGTGCCGCGGGCTCTACGACGCGTGTGTTGCCTACGGCGCGCCGCTGATCAGTGGCAAAGACTCGATGAAGAACGATTCCACCATGGGCGGCGTGCGAGTCAGCGTGCCACCGACGCTGCTCGTCAGCGCCCTGGGGCAGATCGACGACGTCGCCCGCGCCGTGACGTTGGATCCGAAGACCCCCGGCGAAGTCGTGTACCTGCTCGGCGCGCCGGGAGTCGCTCTCGGCGGTAGCGAGTACTACCGCCACTTGGGTAGCGCGCGCGGAGTGCGAGCCGAGCTGGGAATGCCGGCTCCCTACGTGGGCAACGACGTTGCCCACGTCGACTTCGCGACCACGCGCCTGCTCTACCGCACACTGACTTTGGCCACGGGCGCTGGCCTGGTGCAGAGCGCGGCCACGCCCGCCCTGGGCGGACTTGCCTTGTGCTTCGCGCGCATGACCCTAGCCTCGCGTCTAGGCATGGAGGTGAACTTGGAGCCAAGTGCCGCGCCTAATGCCGCCGCGCTCTTCTCGGAAGCGGGCGGTCGCTTCGTCGTCACCGTGGCGCCGCCCAACGTGGCCGCCTTCGAGACGTTGATGTCAGGTCGTGCCGCAGTGCGTATCGGCACCGTGACGGAACGCGCGCAACTACGCATTTCGCGCGCTGGGCGCACCCTGGTCGACGTCAGCGCGGACCAGCTTGCCGCTCACTTCAAGTCGCGCCTCGACTGA
- a CDS encoding sigma-70 family RNA polymerase sigma factor — translation MSDLVSRAQEGDADALRELLTDLGPKVHRFGLRLCRSEADAEDATQETLLHLATRLRDFQGRSALSSYAFTVVRTACNRRRRGLKNQHHEVLSEALVDGHKDPETRVVDADLARRVDRALEQLPEEYREVLWLRDAEGLTAPETAEAIGLSVAAVKSRLHRARRALKDALHPVLAPSDAGQQCPDVAELLSQQLEGELTPDACDRMQRHLDGCSDCDATCRALKQALHVCRQSSHDRVVPECVRNAVQIALDAYRDGQR, via the coding sequence GTGTCTGATCTAGTTTCTCGCGCCCAAGAAGGAGACGCGGATGCGCTCCGGGAATTGCTCACTGACCTGGGGCCGAAGGTCCACCGCTTCGGCCTCAGGTTGTGTCGCTCGGAGGCCGACGCCGAGGATGCCACCCAAGAAACCCTCTTACATCTGGCCACGCGCCTGAGGGATTTCCAGGGGCGCTCCGCGCTCTCCAGCTATGCCTTCACCGTCGTGCGTACGGCGTGCAATCGCCGCCGTCGAGGCTTGAAGAACCAGCACCACGAAGTGCTCAGTGAAGCGCTCGTGGACGGGCACAAGGACCCCGAGACCCGGGTAGTCGACGCCGACTTGGCCCGGCGCGTCGACCGCGCGCTGGAGCAGTTGCCCGAGGAGTATCGCGAGGTGCTCTGGCTGCGAGATGCCGAGGGCTTGACCGCGCCGGAGACTGCCGAGGCCATCGGCCTGAGCGTCGCCGCCGTGAAGAGCCGTCTGCATCGCGCGCGCCGCGCTCTGAAGGATGCACTACATCCAGTACTCGCGCCCTCGGATGCCGGCCAGCAGTGCCCCGACGTGGCCGAGCTGCTTTCGCAGCAACTCGAGGGAGAGCTGACCCCGGACGCCTGTGACCGCATGCAGCGACATCTGGATGGTTGCAGCGATTGCGACGCGACCTGTCGTGCCCTCAAGCAAGCGCTCCACGTCTGCCGCCAGAGCAGCCACGACCGCGTCGTGCCCGAGTGCGTGCGCAACGCAGTGCAAATCGCCCTCGACGCGTATCGCGACGGGCAGCGCTAG
- the trxA gene encoding thioredoxin, whose translation MKMELTQENFEATVKEGIVLIDWWASWCGPCRAFAPIYDRVAAQNPDITFGKIDTEAEPGLASAFQIRAIPTLMAFKDGVLVFEQAGMMPALALAELVDKLRKLDMVEVKKKLAEHQKEHAAQA comes from the coding sequence ATGAAGATGGAGCTCACCCAGGAAAACTTCGAAGCAACCGTCAAAGAAGGCATCGTGCTCATCGACTGGTGGGCATCTTGGTGTGGGCCCTGTCGAGCTTTCGCACCCATCTATGACCGCGTCGCGGCTCAGAACCCCGACATCACTTTCGGAAAGATCGACACCGAGGCCGAGCCCGGCTTGGCGAGCGCGTTTCAGATCCGAGCCATCCCCACGCTGATGGCATTCAAGGATGGCGTGCTGGTGTTCGAGCAGGCGGGGATGATGCCCGCCCTCGCGCTCGCGGAACTGGTAGACAAACTTCGCAAGCTAGACATGGTCGAGGTCAAGAAGAAGCTGGCAGAGCACCAGAAGGAGCACGCGGCCCAAGCGTGA
- a CDS encoding TlpA disulfide reductase family protein, producing MRGLSFCGVLLVGLAVGCSGASTSSSLPKSAASPLLEHPLPEFRRDALDGTQVKSAELSGRVVVVKFFAKYCKPCMKTLPATQTLAHERTDVTFLGISVDERESDAREMVSQYGLTFPVVFDRGGVLAGRFRISELPATFVVGKSGRVTWVGKEGVDENTLAAAIDAASQR from the coding sequence ATGCGTGGATTGTCGTTCTGCGGCGTGTTGCTGGTGGGCCTGGCCGTCGGCTGCTCGGGTGCCAGCACTTCGTCCTCGCTGCCAAAGAGCGCGGCCAGCCCCTTGCTGGAGCATCCGCTGCCCGAGTTCCGCCGTGATGCTCTGGATGGCACGCAGGTGAAAAGCGCCGAACTTTCCGGGCGGGTCGTGGTGGTGAAGTTCTTCGCGAAGTACTGCAAGCCGTGCATGAAGACGCTGCCAGCCACCCAGACCTTGGCGCACGAGCGCACGGACGTCACCTTCCTCGGCATCAGCGTGGACGAGCGCGAGAGCGACGCGCGCGAAATGGTGAGTCAGTACGGGCTGACGTTCCCCGTCGTGTTCGATCGCGGAGGCGTACTGGCGGGACGCTTTCGCATTTCCGAGCTCCCCGCCACCTTCGTGGTCGGCAAGAGTGGCCGCGTGACCTGGGTCGGCAAAGAAGGCGTGGACGAGAACACCCTCGCCGCCGCTATCGACGCTGCCTCTCAGCGCTAG